In a genomic window of Gossypium arboreum isolate Shixiya-1 chromosome 7, ASM2569848v2, whole genome shotgun sequence:
- the LOC108483600 gene encoding non-specific lipid-transfer protein A-like, which yields MEKKFMGFSWSLVVVFMFIMILIAKSKSVDAITCQEALLSLMPCRPFLTGGESTPVATCCSAVANINSAATTTAIRKDLCRCLEAASRSEGVDPDKAKQLPQLCGVTVAISFDPTINCDTIK from the exons aTGGAGAAGAAATTCATGGGATTTTCTTGGTCACTTGTTGTGGTTTTTATGTTTATCATGATTTTGATAGCGAAATCAAAATCTGTGGATGCAATAACATGCCAAGAAGCTTTATTGTCACTGATGCCTTGTCGACCTTTCTTGACCGGCGGGGAATCCACACCCGTTGCAACATGTTGTTCCGCGGTGGCTAATATCAACTCCGCCGCTACCACCACTGCAATTCGCAAGGACTTGTGTCGTTGTCTCGAGGCAGCTAGTCGTAGTGAAGGTGTTGATCCCGACAAAGCTAAACAGCTTCCTCAGTTGTGCGGTGTTACTGTCGCCATTTCCTTTGATCCTACCATTAACTGCGACAC GATCAAGTAG